The Periplaneta americana isolate PAMFEO1 chromosome 16, P.americana_PAMFEO1_priV1, whole genome shotgun sequence genome segment TGGAGTCACTTACAGGACAGCAGCCTGTATTCTCTAAGGCAAGGTATACTGTACGATCGTTTGGTATCCGTCGTAATGAAAAGATTGCCGTACACTGTACTGTACGAGGTGCCAAAGCAGAAGAAATTCTGGAACGAGGACTTAAGGTTATTAAATTGATTTACTAACGTTTCTGGGTATTCTGATTTTTTGATTACATGATATATTTTGTTTACACAAACTTTTACTTTTAATTAGGTCCGAGAATATGAGTTGAGAAAAGATAATTTCTCAGATACTGGTAACTTCGGATTTGGGATCCAGGAACATATCGACTTGGGTATCAAGTATGATCCGAGTGTTGGAATTTATGGTCTGGATTTCTATGTTGTACTGGGTCGGCCAGGTAAGAATGTAAAACAGCACAGTACAGCTGTCAAGAGAAAAAGTGATTGCTCTCTAGAtgctaagttcccttcgggtatcttcgctacaattcggaggcaggcgatgttacatgttgttgggccacatggcctgatatctacagttataattgaagtggtCTACATGTTACTATTGTAGCGTAGTGGTAGTGTTCCGAGCTGGTGTTCATGCGTTCGACACACAAcctagtgtttttatttttttattttttgtttttgagagagaaaaaaatattgctcctgtctcttttatgactattTTAGTAGTCGAATGGGCATAGAATCTACTAGTCTTTCCAAATAGCTACTGTTCTCAGTCACAGCATCCCAGGCATCTTGGACGaccttccacaaatcatcaggacgtcttggaggaggattggaccaatttttccgcatatgctttaCTTGTGCCTCCTTAGCTCAGTTTGAAGaatgtcggaatttagatgtcaacatctcGGTTTCAAATCTTCGTCACTCTTTTcacattaaatttgtattatttatatcgctaaagaacgataacagaatataaatgataacttgaatattatttatatctctagagaacgataatagaatataaattattaccttaatattatttgtattgcTAAAGAATCCACACCTGTAtagtaacggttagcgcctcTGACTgcaaaaccagatggcccgggttcggataaactccagaacacggattgcaccctttccctcttacttcaaaattccaaccttgtgcacacaaaataaattattggcactgaaaagtgccttttcgtaaatataatgatgcgcattcgacaaacgcagacaaatctgccctttttagtattttaagacataatttggtaggtgcaatccatgttctaaaattttcccactAACACACTACTGCTGCTCCACAAGACGCAGATATCAaatgactcctgcttaaacatcATAGTTCTGAAACTGTATGATTCTACAAgtgcatgcatcgtgtaacatcactgtgatccgaagtggacttcaGCTGTTCACAAGtgtggtcactttttttttttttgacagctgtatgttatacattacaaatatttttttcgtagtaTAATACTGGCTGGCACAAAAAGCCAATTTTAGaaacatatattttacatttctgaGAGTTTTCACGAACATctattattgtataatttaaaatttaagtttttgaACCCCATTTATGTAAAGAAAAAACTAGGCCTAATCTTTTAAAAACTATTTggtcgaattttgaaaaatgatagaatggaagtgaaataaccttgcagattaaaagggacgttagggtacacgtaaatgaatagaaaagctgatctcttacgcagagggcccgggttcgatttccggtcgggttgaatttcctggttgaggtttttcagggtttttcctcaaccgtaaggcaaatgccttATGTTGAGTTTTTTGTGGCAGTCAGTGAAT includes the following:
- the RpL11 gene encoding large ribosomal subunit protein uL5 isoform X1, with protein sequence MDKKVDSAKSKKLRKEPKDKAKNQMREVRIRKLCLNICVGESGDRLTRAAKVLESLTGQQPVFSKARYTVRSFGIRRNEKIAVHCTVRGAKAEEILERGLKVREYELRKDNFSDTGNFGFGIQEHIDLGIKYDPSVGIYGLDFYVVLGRPGFNVAHRRRKTGMVGFQHRLTKEDAIKWFQQKYDGVILPGKKN
- the RpL11 gene encoding large ribosomal subunit protein uL5 isoform X2; the encoded protein is MADKKVDSAKSKKLRKEPKDKAKNQMREVRIRKLCLNICVGESGDRLTRAAKVLESLTGQQPVFSKARYTVRSFGIRRNEKIAVHCTVRGAKAEEILERGLKVREYELRKDNFSDTGNFGFGIQEHIDLGIKYDPSVGIYGLDFYVVLGRPGFNVAHRRRKTGMVGFQHRLTKEDAIKWFQQKYDGVILPGKKN